One Candidatus Desulfarcum epimagneticum genomic window carries:
- a CDS encoding putative Formylglycine-generating enzyme, required for sulfatase activity, contains SUMF1/FGE domain (Evidence 3 : Putative function from multiple computational evidences), translating into MSPDPAPLKSLSQRGNAPAGRGDLVRLMTRFGEEGLDMAADLVGYARIEKKEDLPLKRKPPSREGIKPSETDAQDVTHYFEPEEKARFWRVSGHKTKEKEKKERPAWIDDTIAFAPGEVRRNLDIAPPKQPPLVPWFQMWPFLKSALGMTHETRQIDMAKAPEEAARLAPVDAFPREQKKAWAPVCRLLLDFDTRLTPFWSDMSGLQKGIEKLRGRLGLETYILENGPEESWRKWGDDRRKTRPGAPEPGSPVLIASDLGAFDSTGRFLKSWLRFGKRLRRAGFVPVVLNPCPPGRWEKEWTGVFQVVRWDRGRRLPRMDASRRIKTPLSLEKPPDEKAEKARAKRLLGLLSPAVWVENALLRAIRLLLPRKSVDAGTEAAVWNHEDTHACSLGFALKNEVIDDYFERFLEKKPEKFRDKVLDVIQNRHSYFSDALKGEEAFIAGALAGRDTGRAEMFMRRFVATILQGALSEHGGETAWFDRLTARRFDHPNMWEKSEALAAAWGIINRERCLKGSCKLPRQMDASRIAWVFEDSGPPLHLKVSQRGEQFVVCDKSAALEVGPEGWSAVGSPVAELTSGDFTLQAEWMDEDGGESDLFYLSPGKPLQIPISDSNRLVLHTDHDDLTVTSLERPSWAEAVGRDKNGLFLIPQGEELDQRFYWPRWSDRLGNDDYGMYADFVIAGVQQRFRWIKPGRFMMGSPEDEPGRFDDELLHEVVITEGFWLADTACSQKLWEAVMGNNPSEFKGEKRPVDSVSWYDCMEFIQKINSKIPCLNLRLPTETEWEYACRAGTQTPFSFGDTITTYQAHYDENYPYTWRKKWKSQKKTMNVKSFPSTVNLKSFHCNAWGLYEMHGNVWEWCFDGKRKYEPGVALSPTGQVGGKDRVLRGGGWINESRYLRSASRGVNEPDVHWDNQGFRLAQGHPA; encoded by the coding sequence ATGAGTCCGGACCCTGCCCCATTAAAATCCCTTTCCCAAAGGGGAAACGCCCCTGCGGGAAGAGGGGACCTGGTTCGCCTGATGACCCGTTTCGGCGAAGAGGGCCTGGATATGGCCGCCGATCTGGTGGGGTATGCCCGGATTGAAAAAAAAGAAGACCTTCCTTTAAAAAGAAAACCCCCTTCCCGGGAAGGAATCAAACCCTCTGAAACAGACGCCCAGGATGTGACGCATTATTTCGAGCCGGAAGAAAAAGCCCGGTTCTGGCGGGTGTCCGGTCATAAGACGAAAGAAAAAGAGAAAAAAGAAAGACCTGCATGGATCGATGACACAATCGCTTTTGCGCCCGGAGAGGTCCGCCGGAACCTCGACATCGCCCCCCCCAAGCAGCCCCCCCTGGTTCCCTGGTTTCAGATGTGGCCGTTTCTCAAAAGCGCCCTGGGAATGACCCATGAGACCCGTCAAATCGATATGGCCAAAGCCCCGGAGGAGGCGGCCCGGCTGGCGCCTGTGGACGCGTTTCCCCGGGAACAAAAAAAGGCATGGGCGCCTGTCTGCCGTCTGCTGCTTGATTTCGACACACGCCTGACCCCGTTCTGGTCGGATATGTCCGGGCTTCAAAAGGGGATTGAGAAACTTCGCGGGCGGCTGGGTCTGGAAACCTATATACTGGAAAACGGCCCGGAAGAGTCCTGGAGAAAATGGGGGGATGACCGGCGAAAAACGCGCCCCGGGGCGCCGGAGCCGGGAAGCCCTGTGCTCATCGCAAGCGATCTCGGCGCCTTTGATTCCACCGGAAGGTTTTTAAAATCATGGCTCCGGTTCGGAAAACGGCTCAGACGGGCCGGTTTTGTCCCGGTGGTTTTAAATCCCTGCCCGCCTGGGCGGTGGGAAAAGGAATGGACCGGCGTTTTCCAGGTGGTCCGCTGGGACCGGGGACGCCGCCTTCCCAGAATGGACGCGTCCCGCCGAATCAAAACGCCCCTTTCCCTTGAAAAACCGCCGGATGAAAAGGCCGAAAAGGCCCGGGCCAAACGGCTCTTGGGGCTTTTATCCCCGGCTGTGTGGGTGGAAAACGCCCTGCTTCGGGCCATCAGGCTGCTTCTTCCGCGCAAAAGCGTGGACGCCGGAACAGAGGCCGCCGTCTGGAATCATGAGGACACACACGCCTGCTCCCTGGGTTTCGCGTTAAAAAACGAGGTCATTGACGATTATTTTGAACGGTTTTTAGAAAAAAAACCCGAAAAATTCCGCGACAAGGTTCTGGATGTGATTCAAAATCGCCATTCTTATTTTTCGGACGCGTTGAAGGGGGAGGAAGCCTTCATCGCCGGGGCGCTGGCGGGGAGAGACACGGGCAGGGCGGAAATGTTCATGCGCCGGTTTGTGGCCACCATTTTGCAGGGCGCCCTTTCGGAGCATGGTGGTGAAACCGCGTGGTTTGACAGACTCACCGCCCGAAGATTCGACCACCCGAACATGTGGGAAAAGAGCGAGGCCCTCGCGGCGGCGTGGGGAATCATCAACCGGGAAAGATGTCTGAAAGGGTCCTGCAAACTGCCCCGGCAAATGGATGCGTCCAGGATCGCATGGGTGTTTGAGGATTCCGGCCCCCCGCTTCACCTGAAGGTCTCTCAAAGGGGCGAACAGTTTGTGGTTTGCGACAAGAGCGCCGCACTCGAAGTCGGCCCGGAGGGGTGGAGCGCGGTGGGCAGTCCGGTGGCGGAATTGACTTCCGGGGATTTTACGCTCCAGGCGGAATGGATGGATGAAGATGGCGGAGAATCCGATCTCTTTTATCTTTCCCCCGGGAAACCGCTCCAAATTCCCATTTCGGATTCCAACCGTCTGGTTTTGCATACCGATCATGACGATCTGACGGTCACATCCCTGGAAAGACCGTCCTGGGCCGAGGCCGTGGGACGGGATAAAAATGGATTGTTTCTCATTCCGCAGGGCGAAGAGCTGGATCAGCGATTCTATTGGCCCCGATGGAGCGACCGACTCGGAAATGATGATTACGGCATGTATGCCGATTTCGTTATAGCAGGGGTTCAACAGCGTTTCCGCTGGATCAAACCCGGCCGGTTTATGATGGGTTCTCCAGAGGACGAGCCGGGGCGTTTTGATGACGAGCTTTTGCATGAAGTGGTTATCACAGAAGGGTTCTGGCTGGCGGACACGGCCTGCTCTCAGAAACTGTGGGAAGCGGTGATGGGAAATAATCCAAGCGAATTCAAAGGAGAAAAACGCCCGGTGGACAGCGTGAGCTGGTATGACTGTATGGAATTTATCCAAAAGATCAATTCCAAAATTCCGTGTCTGAATCTTCGTCTGCCCACCGAGACGGAATGGGAGTATGCCTGCCGGGCCGGGACCCAAACCCCCTTTAGTTTTGGGGACACCATCACAACCTATCAGGCCCATTATGATGAAAATTATCCTTACACCTGGAGAAAAAAGTGGAAATCTCAGAAAAAGACAATGAATGTGAAGTCTTTTCCCAGTACGGTGAATCTGAAGTCTTTTCACTGTAATGCATGGGGCCTTTATGAAATGCACGGCAATGTGTGGGAGTGGTGCTTCGACGGCAAGAGAAAATATGAGCCCGGTGTGGCGCTGAGTCCCACCGGCCAGGTTGGCGGGAAGGACCGCGTGCTACGCGGCGGTGGCTGGATCAACGAAAGCAGGTACCTCCGCTCCGCGAGCCGCGGCGTGAACGAGCCCGACGTCCACTGGGATAACCAGGGCTTTCGCCTTGCCCAAGGTCATCCGGCATAG
- a CDS encoding AAA domain (Dynein-related subfamily), with amino-acid sequence MTDIKPNEKINLPPVGSWPQTVHVFDEKSAWAIRAALAAQRPLLVRGEPGTGKSQLARAAAHVLGRAFVCEVVHAGSECRELQWHFDAVGRLGEAQAIGVSGKAEYKEKMLDPLRFLSPGALWWAFDWESAEEQFEKSSGGFRKPEKPRGWKPQDGCALLIDEIDKADADLPNGLLETLGNGAFAVPYMDESVGLAENAPPPLVVITTNEERELPSAFLRRCMVLRLKLPEKKDELIPWLMEKGKLHFPDCPEKILKEAASQLWNDRKEALDQALPAPGQAEYLDILRALDEIGGDEKEQLKVLNEISEFALQKYPEESRP; translated from the coding sequence ATGACTGACATAAAACCCAACGAAAAAATCAATCTTCCGCCCGTGGGCTCATGGCCCCAGACAGTTCATGTGTTTGATGAAAAAAGCGCGTGGGCCATCCGGGCCGCGCTGGCCGCCCAAAGGCCGCTTCTGGTTCGGGGAGAGCCGGGAACCGGGAAAAGCCAATTGGCCCGGGCCGCCGCCCATGTCCTGGGGCGGGCGTTTGTGTGTGAGGTGGTCCACGCGGGGAGCGAATGCCGGGAACTCCAGTGGCATTTCGACGCTGTGGGGCGCCTGGGCGAGGCCCAGGCCATCGGCGTGTCGGGCAAGGCGGAATACAAAGAAAAAATGCTGGACCCCTTAAGATTTTTGAGCCCCGGGGCTTTGTGGTGGGCCTTTGACTGGGAGTCGGCGGAAGAACAGTTTGAAAAAAGCTCGGGCGGATTCCGAAAACCGGAAAAACCCCGGGGCTGGAAACCGCAGGATGGATGCGCGCTTTTGATCGACGAAATAGACAAAGCCGACGCCGACCTTCCCAACGGCCTTTTGGAGACCCTGGGAAACGGCGCCTTTGCCGTTCCGTATATGGATGAGTCCGTGGGCCTTGCCGAAAACGCGCCGCCTCCCCTGGTGGTCATCACCACAAACGAGGAGCGGGAGCTTCCCTCCGCCTTTCTCAGGCGCTGCATGGTCCTGCGTCTCAAGCTTCCGGAAAAAAAAGACGAGCTGATCCCGTGGCTCATGGAAAAGGGAAAGCTTCATTTTCCCGACTGCCCGGAAAAAATCCTTAAAGAAGCCGCGAGCCAATTGTGGAACGACCGAAAAGAGGCCCTGGATCAGGCCCTGCCCGCGCCGGGCCAGGCCGAATATCTTGATATCTTACGGGCGCTGGACGAAATAGGGGGCGATGAAAAAGAGCAGCTTAAAGTTCTTAATGAAATAAGCGAGTTCGCCCTTCAAAAATACCCCGAAGAGAGCCGTCCATGA
- a CDS encoding hypothetical protein (Evidence 5 : Unknown function): protein MAGAKNFSPLRFADGETICMARVGRRGAVHEPPLPPERRRKKIDTTQEK from the coding sequence ATGGCAGGGGCGAAAAATTTTTCGCCCCTGCGGTTCGCCGACGGGGAAACCATTTGCATGGCGAGGGTCGGCCGACGAGGGGCGGTTCACGAACCTCCCCTGCCCCCGGAACGTCGGAGAAAAAAAATTGACACCACTCAGGAAAAGTAG
- a CDS encoding conserved hypothetical protein (Evidence 4 : Unknown function but conserved in other organisms) — protein MTDLIFNELSVKPLCETKAGAFERVKDFVATFKAANKFHFNKIRFEDAFDEIFLAPAYTLNDFCNDHRTMGTLLRGLSRYPFIDDDSVEEKRYIENAFFIQMDGKKWETYGLAAAYLYSTIGIGYLSAPRWREMAHTLEIQGEEKRAVTVLCVAEPDHFKTVAFREWLDENTEIELVECDISPANKKIVLRDDHGKDTLLKFARKIVKSPYVIGVINSIPFNPHEKKIIRKLSPAGNIEIVLPDTDQGLGMALKTTGRNLRETKAIAEIIRNKYVQ, from the coding sequence GTGACGGATTTAATATTCAATGAGCTTTCCGTCAAACCCCTTTGCGAGACCAAAGCGGGCGCTTTTGAGCGTGTGAAAGATTTTGTCGCCACCTTTAAAGCAGCGAACAAATTTCATTTTAACAAAATACGCTTCGAAGACGCCTTTGATGAGATTTTTTTGGCCCCCGCCTACACTTTGAACGACTTTTGCAATGATCACAGGACGATGGGGACGCTTTTGAGAGGCCTGTCGCGCTACCCGTTCATTGATGATGATTCGGTTGAGGAAAAACGCTATATTGAAAACGCTTTTTTTATTCAAATGGATGGAAAAAAATGGGAAACGTATGGTCTTGCGGCGGCGTATCTGTATTCGACCATCGGAATCGGATATCTCTCGGCTCCCCGCTGGCGAGAAATGGCCCATACACTGGAAATCCAGGGTGAAGAAAAACGCGCCGTCACCGTCTTATGCGTCGCTGAACCCGATCATTTTAAAACAGTCGCGTTCCGGGAATGGCTGGATGAAAATACGGAAATCGAATTGGTGGAATGCGATATATCGCCCGCAAACAAAAAAATAGTCCTGCGGGATGATCACGGCAAGGACACGCTTCTGAAATTCGCCCGGAAAATAGTGAAATCCCCTTATGTGATCGGTGTGATCAATTCAATCCCATTTAATCCGCATGAGAAAAAAATCATCCGCAAGCTTTCCCCCGCAGGCAATATCGAGATTGTGCTGCCCGACACCGACCAGGGCCTGGGAATGGCGCTTAAAACCACAGGAAGAAATCTCAGGGAAACAAAAGCGATTGCTGAAATCATCCGAAACAAATATGTACAGTAG
- a CDS encoding conserved hypothetical protein (Evidence 4 : Unknown function but conserved in other organisms), with protein MKIKTSITMTEEVLRAIDPHIGEYKSRSEFIETAVVKLIAQLARKQAEQRDLEIINQHADAFNIEAEDALAYQVPL; from the coding sequence ATGAAAATTAAAACATCTATCACAATGACAGAAGAAGTCCTCAGGGCCATTGATCCTCACATCGGGGAATACAAAAGTCGATCGGAGTTCATCGAGACGGCGGTTGTCAAATTAATTGCCCAGTTGGCCCGGAAACAAGCTGAGCAACGCGATCTTGAGATCATTAATCAACATGCGGACGCGTTCAATATTGAGGCCGAAGACGCCCTGGCTTATCAGGTTCCGCTGTGA
- a CDS encoding hypothetical protein (Evidence 5 : Unknown function) — protein sequence MTEEKFDVFISYNSKERDFVETIASYLIKELKLRVWFDDWDLIPGGKTIPNLENGMKLSNSCAVFLGKSGIGDWQQEEIDVVLGLQIKNKEFRVIPVLIPGGKKPEDGTILGNRKWIKFKGINDQKGLKKLIWGITGKKVEEREGNVDLPEPTKNDVSRPPDETLNHIKKKIRRILSQDKMKPFREALINVIYEQDKPPEIKVMMKGMMNDEKKGGDTSEKISDMLISEDIVDAICPIMDLAFQDCSNSIKDEGGDFDLVKYLWKNSLSIIGRLVMLSVDYEWVHENRDDFEIESIKFPVETEAGVEIVFTALKDSFARFGCDQDGTNVYGKGWMNSCGPDDGWETDGRLLSLERQIYRAVYKTDPPAELSELEIKKLNARIGRLNKKQEYHYICIRTNPDENAFNDIDVYHKLCSESHLPALKFVQMSIEKGDDVFIVSEIDLNGALLEFFENRPE from the coding sequence ATGACTGAAGAAAAATTTGATGTTTTTATCAGCTACAATTCTAAAGAACGGGATTTTGTTGAAACAATCGCTTCCTATCTGATCAAGGAATTGAAGTTGCGGGTTTGGTTTGATGATTGGGATTTGATCCCCGGTGGGAAAACTATTCCAAACCTTGAAAATGGCATGAAACTTTCAAATTCATGCGCCGTTTTTTTGGGGAAAAGCGGAATAGGGGACTGGCAGCAAGAAGAAATAGATGTCGTGTTGGGTCTTCAAATTAAAAATAAAGAATTTCGAGTCATTCCCGTTTTAATTCCAGGAGGAAAAAAGCCGGAGGATGGCACAATCCTCGGAAACAGAAAATGGATAAAGTTCAAAGGTATCAATGACCAGAAAGGTCTCAAAAAATTGATTTGGGGAATCACCGGGAAGAAAGTCGAAGAAAGGGAGGGAAACGTTGACCTGCCAGAACCGACAAAAAACGACGTTTCCCGCCCACCGGATGAAACCCTGAATCATATCAAAAAGAAAATCCGCCGAATCCTTTCCCAGGATAAGATGAAACCGTTTCGCGAAGCTCTCATAAACGTCATTTATGAACAAGACAAACCCCCTGAAATTAAGGTCATGATGAAGGGCATGATGAACGATGAAAAGAAGGGGGGCGACACAAGCGAAAAAATTTCCGATATGTTGATAAGTGAGGATATCGTTGACGCCATATGCCCCATCATGGATTTGGCGTTTCAAGACTGTTCCAACTCCATAAAAGATGAGGGCGGAGATTTCGATCTTGTCAAATATTTGTGGAAAAATTCCCTTTCTATCATTGGCCGGCTGGTCATGCTTTCTGTGGATTACGAATGGGTCCATGAAAACAGAGATGATTTTGAAATAGAAAGCATAAAATTTCCTGTGGAAACGGAGGCCGGGGTGGAAATTGTTTTTACCGCTTTAAAAGATTCTTTTGCACGGTTTGGTTGTGATCAGGATGGGACCAATGTTTATGGGAAAGGATGGATGAATTCTTGCGGGCCAGATGACGGGTGGGAAACAGATGGCAGACTTTTATCTCTTGAACGCCAAATATACCGGGCCGTTTACAAAACAGACCCTCCGGCAGAGTTGTCTGAACTGGAGATTAAAAAGTTGAACGCGAGAATTGGAAGACTCAACAAGAAACAAGAGTATCACTATATATGCATCAGAACGAATCCCGACGAAAACGCTTTTAACGATATAGATGTTTATCACAAGCTGTGTAGCGAATCCCATTTGCCCGCATTGAAGTTTGTGCAGATGTCAATTGAAAAAGGAGACGACGTCTTTATTGTGTCTGAAATAGACTTAAATGGCGCTTTGCTGGAATTTTTCGAAAACAGACCGGAGTAA
- a CDS encoding Transcriptional modulator of MazE/toxin, MazF produces the protein MKRGELYRVRRPSSNDPKKFRVFVIVSRQILIDSRFSTAICAPVYTTYDNLSTQVPIGINEGLKHDSSIHCDELMSLPKSMLTHYVGKLPSEKSRLLDRALIIALQLYNE, from the coding sequence GTGAAACGGGGCGAGCTGTATCGTGTGCGACGGCCATCCTCTAATGATCCGAAGAAATTCCGGGTATTCGTCATTGTCAGTCGCCAAATTCTCATTGATTCCCGTTTCTCCACAGCGATTTGCGCCCCCGTCTATACCACTTATGACAACCTCTCCACCCAAGTCCCCATTGGAATCAACGAGGGACTCAAACATGACAGCAGCATTCACTGCGATGAACTCATGAGTCTGCCAAAATCCATGTTGACACATTATGTCGGCAAACTCCCCTCCGAAAAGTCACGCCTTCTGGATAGGGCCCTGATCATTGCCCTGCAATTATATAACGAATAA
- a CDS encoding Predicted ATPase — translation MIKGIGVRNFKSLKDIQVATRRLNLLAGLNGMGKSSFIQTLLLLKQSDEIASGGILKLNGPLVDIGKGKDALCQFAPEDKIDFSLFLDDSSRLEWSFDYRQEYEFLESRQRYAPETLSRLFASFHYLSAERLGPMMMYETSQPSVSSGKIGERGEYAPHFLHVNGNRFKIDERLKHEGTQELTLMNQVNGWLGEISPGIALNVVEVPGIDKILLNYRFNLGLGRTDSFRPGNVGFGVSYVLSIITSLLAAGKESILIMENPEAHIHPRGQVKLGKLMAMSAAAGVQLFIETHSDHIINGVRVAIKDGLIPPSDVAFSYFTKKTTKNEQHTEITEIDVDERGELSAYPKDFLDEWNNQLLKLV, via the coding sequence ATGATTAAGGGAATCGGCGTTAGAAACTTTAAATCATTAAAAGATATCCAGGTGGCCACCCGGCGGTTGAACCTGCTGGCCGGCCTGAATGGAATGGGAAAAAGCTCGTTTATTCAAACCCTTCTGCTTCTTAAACAAAGCGATGAAATCGCGTCGGGGGGGATTTTGAAACTGAACGGGCCTCTCGTGGATATCGGGAAGGGAAAAGACGCGCTGTGTCAGTTCGCCCCCGAGGACAAGATTGATTTTTCCCTGTTCCTTGACGATTCAAGCAGGCTGGAATGGTCCTTTGATTATCGCCAGGAATACGAATTCCTGGAATCCAGACAGCGATACGCGCCCGAAACCCTTTCCCGACTGTTCGCCAGCTTTCACTATCTTTCCGCTGAGCGGCTTGGCCCCATGATGATGTATGAAACCTCCCAACCGTCCGTTTCATCGGGAAAAATAGGGGAAAGGGGAGAATACGCGCCCCATTTTCTTCATGTCAACGGAAACCGTTTTAAGATTGACGAGCGCTTAAAACACGAGGGAACCCAAGAGTTGACCCTCATGAACCAGGTGAATGGGTGGCTTGGCGAAATTTCCCCCGGGATCGCATTGAATGTGGTCGAAGTGCCCGGGATCGACAAGATACTGCTGAACTACCGGTTTAATCTCGGGCTGGGGCGAACTGACTCATTCCGGCCCGGAAATGTGGGATTCGGCGTCTCCTATGTGTTATCCATCATCACATCTCTTCTGGCCGCGGGGAAAGAAAGCATATTGATCATGGAAAACCCCGAAGCCCATATTCATCCCAGGGGGCAGGTGAAACTGGGAAAGCTGATGGCCATGTCGGCCGCCGCCGGCGTCCAGCTGTTTATTGAAACCCACAGCGACCACATCATCAACGGCGTCCGGGTCGCCATCAAAGACGGTCTGATCCCTCCAAGCGATGTGGCATTTTCCTATTTCACGAAAAAAACCACGAAAAACGAGCAGCACACTGAAATCACTGAAATTGATGTGGACGAAAGAGGGGAGCTGAGCGCCTATCCCAAAGATTTTCTGGACGAATGGAACAATCAGCTTCTGAAACTGGTGTGA
- a CDS encoding hypothetical protein (Evidence 5 : Unknown function) — MPEPSNDGLPPDSPDRIHQEEKKTTKLENLISRPHVIKGNPDDIVDIHWGFDHSLPRTEKIYD; from the coding sequence ATGCCTGAGCCATCGAATGACGGTTTGCCCCCTGATTCTCCCGACAGGATCCATCAAGAGGAAAAAAAGACCACTAAACTTGAAAATTTGATTTCAAGACCCCATGTCATCAAAGGGAATCCGGACGACATTGTGGATATTCACTGGGGGTTTGACCATTCGTTACCACGCACGGAAAAAATCTATGACTGA